One window of the Oncorhynchus nerka isolate Pitt River unplaced genomic scaffold, Oner_Uvic_2.0 unplaced_scaffold_712, whole genome shotgun sequence genome contains the following:
- the LOC135571179 gene encoding receptor-type tyrosine-protein phosphatase beta-like, producing METQPSNLTLYFSFIFNRRISSPVKAAHFESHLTKLQADSNYLLSEEFEDLKDVGRNQPLDAARLPENRGKNRYNNILPYDSTRVKLSYLEDDPCSDFINASYIPGNNFRREYIATQGPLPGTKDDFWRMVGSTTYTTPVMVTQCVEKGRVKCDHYWPADREPLYYGDLVVQMLSESVLAEWTIREFKISSEGRPSFPRVVRHFHYTVWPDHGVPETTQSLIEFVRTVRDYIDRAPSTGATVVHCSAGVGRTGTFVVLDRVLQQLDSIGTVDVYGCVFDLRLHRSHMVQTEYQYSFLHQCVRDVLRARKLRSEQENPLYPIYENFNPDYYRDFVYTGR from the exons ATGGA AACACAGCCGTCTAATCTTACACTCTacttctcttttattttcaaccGACGCATCTCAAG ccCCGTCAAAGCAGCCCACTTTGAATCCCACCTCACTAAGCTACAGGCAGACTCCAACTATCTTCTGTCAGAAGAGTTTGAG gatctGAAGGATGTGGGTCGTAACCAGCCTCTGGATGCAGCCCGTCTACCAGAGAACAGGGGCAAGAACCGTTACAACAACATCCTGCCCT ATGATTCCACCAGAGTGAAGCTCTCCTACCTGGAGGATGACCCCTGTTCTGACTTCATCAATGCCAGTTATATACCA GGGAACAACTTCCGCCGCGAGTACATCGCCACCCAAGGCCCTCTCCCCGGAACCAAGGATGACTTCTGGAGGATGGTGGGGAGCACAACGTATACAACGCCCGTCATGGTGACGCAGTGTGTCGAGAAGGGAAGG GTGAAGTGTGACCACTACTGGCCGGCTGACCGGGAGCCTCTGTACTATGGAGACCTGGTGGTTCAAATGCTGTCTGAGTCTGTCCTGGCTGAATGGACAATCAGGGAGTTCAAGATCAGCTCT GAAGGTCGCCCCAGCTTCCCTCGGGTGGTGAGACACTTCCACTACACGGTGTGGCCAGACCACGGGGTCCCCGAGACCACCCAGTCCCTCATCGAGTTCGTACGGACCGTCAGGGACTACATCGACAGGGCCCCCAGCACTGGAGCCACCGTTGTTCACTGCAG tgctgGAGTGGGTCGTACAGGGACGTTCGTGGTTCTGGACCGGGTCCTTCAACAGCTGGACAGCATAGGAACAGTGGACGTCTACGGCTGTGTGTTTGACCTCCGACTGCACCGCTCTCACATGGTGCAAACAGAG TACCAGTACTCCTTCCTCCACCAGTGTGTTCGAGATGTCCTGAGAGCCAGGAAGCTCCGTAGTGAGCAGGAGaaccctctctaccccatctatGAGAATTTCAACCCAGACTACTACCGTG ATTTTGTGTACACGGGACGCTAA